GTACTGTAGTAGAAGGTCAAGGTTTCGGTGACATGACGCGATATACAAGTTCAGCGAGCCATCGTGACATatgattcttttcatttcttacgTTATAGTTGGAATTCAGTTTCTCCAGATAATTGaatgtttgtaaaaaatattcagaaacaaaaatgttcatatataaattgatcatTCTCATGAATTGTaacttcattatttatattttcgaatttctttaataaaaagtaataaaaattattagaaataatttcaaacttaaacataaaaaattaagaatagaatattgttattaagattttattactaataaaatctttaaatcaaGAGattgtaaatctttttatattttacaaatttgtttGTCTtttatggtatatatatatataaaacactttttatatttatatatatatatatatatatatatatatataaaacactttttatatttgaaaaaaatttatatagtatgCATAAAAATTTGCGCGATATTGATAAATGTAACGATAGCATGCGAACTTGAGATTATGAGCACCGCTGTTGAAAGGTGATTGTGTATCATCATTGGGTGTGGGTACGTACCGTATGCCGTATGGTCACTATACGTTATACGCTAGTCGGATGAATGTCGTCGACATCGTGAGATGTTGAAGTAAGAGAAGTTCTCTGTAGGTCTCTGTTTTGTAACATGGACAGAGTTACCATCTGAATATCCTATTCCCAACAGTTTCCAAATACAAGCACAAATATACAGCAGTGGAATTTGATCAAGAAAGGTTTCACTCAATctaatcgaagaaattaattataacaaaaaattgaatgattttttaaagtcATAATTACCAAAATtggctaatttttttaaatatattttttaaaatttttttgattgttAATACATCGTATAAGTCAAAAATTAACATAGCGAATCTGACGAACATACTAAAATGCAAAACATAATAGTTAGCGTGGTTACTTTGTTTACATTAGAAGATCGCACAAAACGTCCTTTCGTGTTACTTAACGATTATTCCACTTCTAGTGACTAATTCTTCAGGGAAGACCTGCAGGTGCAAATGCACTGAGCTTCAGTAGCATGCTTAActattttcttgtttatttgaTTGACTGTTTTATGGAATAGACATTCGTCattgttttaaatagattttagattttgtaattaagattcaaattgtgaaaaataataatgtgaaaaaattaaagaaatatttgtaaaaataattacatgataaaattttcttcatagatttaatgtttatagatttaatacCAACATCTCACACAAGATTATTGTCAAtactaacaataattaataattttcgttttttatagaatattctttttttttgaacataaGAATCATGAATTTCgttctctttttataatagtttcatatttattttatatttaaatattatgtatttaaaatacatataaatgttGCAATAAACTTaggaattcatttttttatgttaaaataaacaagaaaatatcTATGTTGCTATTTGTGTTAGTAtacaatatctaaaaaaataaatacggtttattatttaattataaattataaataataaatgaaaattaaatgaatgatatttaatgaaaagtgaaattattatacatatatagaataatttgacGATTGTCAAACAATCGATGATAGGTTTATGTATTCTCTTCACTTTTATGTACGATTAGAAAGCGTATAAAATTACAGGAAGCATTAACTATTCACTTTTACTCTAAAGATTCGCAGATATTCGCTTCATTGCAaagattattgtaaatattataaatattttacacttgtaataaaaaatttatatcatttataaagtttACAATTGTATGAACAAGTTtataatgtttcaaaattgaaaattatatacattttttgttaaaaaagttttaaaaaaaaataactattttatttaaaaatatatacaaacaatatgaaattatcaaatattatttattttgtttatatgatattatttacgtTTAACACAAACATGTTTTATAAacaacataattaataaacaaataataaataattgcctatatatatatacgtatatacatatatatatttagttttcaTACCTCAGTTATTGCTcgcataaaatgaaaagaacaATCTATAGTAACTCAAGTAACTCaaacaaaagatttaataCTTGTTTACGTTTATAGTATATAGATACATCTCGAGCATAAATTCCTAATGATTCTAATGCCGGAAGCTGCACTTACGGTTGTACGACCTATCTAGCTGTCAAGTAACCATTGCCAACTTAAATCTAGTTGTTCATTAAATCCtatgtgaaatataattaatattaatttattatatactaataaaatttatttcgaattattaagaaGATGGATAATTGTAACTGTTTTTGataaagatacaaaataattttaaatatgttagtgctataaatataatttgcattttcctattatcttaatttctttttttatcgacaacacatcatattattattgtaattacaaGTGTGTGATGTAAATAGAAACATACTAATATTATCAGTCTGACTGtatcaaaatatacatacttACTTAGTATATattcatcattatatatttgcttATGTATATGACATGTGTGTTCGAGAGATGAATAGTTCCagaatttcaaaactttttgattactttaatttatacttaCTCAAAACTTAAAacgattacaattttaatttttaaaatttgaaatatttataattgattctgaaaaaatttttattttattttctataataacttcttacgaattaatttttacctaataaaatttttgaagaaatattaatattaatattataatatattataaaatatattataaaatcatatatatatcatatatattataaaatcattaaattaattttaaatcaaattaaattttgaatagttataatcaaatttttattatatttcttattaagaaCATGGTTCTCTTGTAACATAAGACGTTACTGTTTAATAGCTGTTCGAATTTTGCGTTTCTTCCGTTGGCAGTAATGTGCAGAGTAGTATTCAGTGCGTCGTGCGAAAAGTAGTCGAGCTTGGCGAGGTCGCCTTTTGCGTTGGCACGGAGTTTCGGTTCGTgcatgtttttaattataatttcgaatcgaaaaaaccGCGTACATTTTTATCTGTATGCTCGTTATAATTCGGTGGAATAAGAACGAAAGTGATGAAGTGTAATTCTGTGCTTGAACATATAGGGCGTAGCCAGGCATTGTGCAAAATCGGCTGAAAACGAATGACGACAAGGCGGTGCGTGACAGTCTGAACTGCCATTGGAAAGGATATCTTGTTGTCTTTTTCGCACCTAGTGGTATTTTGTGTACTCGCGGGGTTCGCTGCATCATCAtcatcctttctctctctctctctctctttctctctctctctctcttcttctctcttctatctttttctttactaGCTTCTTACCGTTCCGTATATTGTTCAATCGTACTCGTATACGTGCTATATAGACAAAATTGAAGACGTCCACGCATGGTGCAGGTTCAATTGCAACAGAGTTCCGAATTTAAGTATAAAGTAAGTTATATTGACattctctatttatttttcgttttgatACTTTCAATATAAAgaggatttattatatttgattgattGGATCGGATAGAAAtacaaataagagaaaaatataatatctatggGGTGTGGATTCATTGACTGTCAGTGAACAAACAATGTTTAGTTTCTATACTTCTGGCACACCCATCGCTGCGTTACTGCGTTGGCCAGCGTGTGAATATGAACCAAGCGGAAGGACGAGTCCCTGAGTAAAAGAGGGAGAGTAAAAAGCCGGCATACCGCAACTTAGACTTCGTTCCATTTTCCTccttattgaattatttctctcCCAGGGATTTCACTCCGTTGCTCTGTCGATTAATCTTGCGGGAAAGAAACATGGttttatatgatttcaatTACGATAATGCAAAATTCTCGcatagaaaatgatttttaaatttatcctctttttatttcttttttttttattaaaaaatattttcgttcaaaatcagaaaaaaaatataatgaaaaaattaatagaaatatatgtatgaaaaaaCCGTGTGTCGTGgagtagaaaataaaattctgacaTACGCTTTGTTCCAACTGGTATTCGACTTTCTCGTACCTAGCACGAGTTTCACGCTCCTGTCACGGTGCCGCCTTGCGTGGTTAATCATTGTTGTGCATTTCTAAaagatgattctttttttttttttttttaagaaatttcaaatttattttttttttttattgtgaaaTTATCAGAAACATATGTTTATCATTCGAATTTCGTCataagatataattagattgtttcgataatttataatttgaatatgatttgaataaatttgatttaaacttttaaattttaatttataacttgagataataaataagtcacgattttttaaatatcaagataaatacattatatatatatatgcacttaaattatacaattttattatttttatgattaaactttttaacagATAATTGAACATAGAATACAATcgtaagataattataaattggtacgattgatattttatgcaagcatttaaacttttttatttatttatttttttctttattacttgtttattttatatacaataaattctttcattattatgtatatgtatataagtatttatgtatatgatatctgatatattattcattattcatctaTTTAAAGCTTTAAGATatgaatttctttatcatAATTTGGATGATACTGATGGATATTGTAAAatacattcaattttaaattcgtcTTAATAATCGCACATCTGTACGAGAATGTTTTGCATATTaacatgattaatttattatcattattaaataatacattaattaactaaaaaataatatataatttttgatcatgatttatttacaaagcaaaaaaatttatgttttattttcaaatttcataagttatagttttaatataatatttattaatatatacattttcttttcaacacAATCCGATTGAACAATTGGATCGTATCGTTTTTTTGTCGTAGGTGGATGATCAACATGAGCAGCAGATGACTGTTAGCCGAGCTGATGctcgttcaattttaatatgagtGAAGTAGTGGCTGTAACACCTAGTGGTGGATCAACACGCCAGGAAAGCGTGGTACACATCAAAAGACATAAATTAGCCAACTGTAATGTTCCTCTTGTACACGGACGGTCAAATCCACCGATTAACAGCCGTAATAGGCTGACTACGCATCAACGAAATCACAGTTTGGATTTTAGGTATGTAAATGAAGCTATCGTGTAAATGCTTCCGgagaatatttatagttagtgataatatgattttttagatTCTGATTATCTGTAATATAGTTCATTCTcgaattatctataaaaatgtttgaaatgtatatatataggaaaataaaaaaataaagcaaatctaaatttcaaattattaatctcttaAAAAGGAtagaattatgatatataatattaattagataaatattaattaaaatagaaattatacaaataaataatttattttaaaaaaatttttcatattaatgttaaattttgcatttgaattatttttataacatcttACATATTGTACTTTGTGTTATGATGTGACGAATGGAAAAGCAATTTATATcgctataaattttaatcggtttaagttataaaattagatcGGCCGAtagttattcaaaatttatttcttggtATTGCGTATTTACAGATCAATGGGTATTTTGTTACCGCCAGTCCCACAGGCAAGCGCGACCACGCTGACGCACCATCATAGAAATCGAAGTCTTGATTCCGCGCTTCAACGTATTCCGGAAGTGGATGTGACACCAAGTCCAGAATGCGAGACGACACCTGCCCCGGTAACTAAAGTGGTCGTAATACCGGCGTGCAAAGCGCGCAGCCGGGAACGCGAAGATCTTGCCAGTCTCGGGTCCGACGATTCGGGTATACTTTGCGGTTCCGATAGCGGTTCTAGCGACGCAACAAACGCTGCCACTAGAGAATCGAGCGTTGATCATCTGCATAGCCGTGAAAGCCTCGACTCCTCGTTATCCCAACCAGGTGACATGGATAGCGTGGATACAGTGGATGGCGAAGAAACTAGTGCTTTGGATTCAGTGACGGTGTCGGTGCAAGTATCACCTGTGGAACTGGTGCACTTGAGTGAACCTTCGTCGAAAAAGGGTGGTGATAATAGTGAGCCACATAAACACGAAAACACAATCAGTGGTAATCACGATTCGCAAGAAACGTGCTCCAATAACGTCTGTACAGTCAACGAATTCGAGAGCCATGAGTATACGCAGGATGAACAACGATGCACCGATGTGGGTGTGACAGTTGGTACGCGAGATTTCCAAAATTCCATGGAAGTCTTGCCAGTGAACGATAAACAGAGTGAATTGGCCGGCGCGGCTATGACTTTATGTTGCGGGACTGCAGTGCAATCCGAAATTAATGAGGCAGCTGTAAAAAAGCAAACTGGTGTTGTTTGCCGTAGGCAAGAGACGGTACAACCAAAACCATCTGAAGGATGTTTGCTTAGATTGTTTGAAAGCCAGATTTTTGATATGTCTATGgcaatttcttatctttttaattctaaagagCCTGGCGTTCAGAGCTATCTTGGTAAgcatttattagttattagttttatatatatatatatatatatatataaaatataatataattttaaatatgatttgcatttattaatcattttgaaatattaatattaatttggattcactctaaataaatttttctaaatgaataaaatgtagataatattaaaaaatattttgaaagtttcaaaaatttataaaatatatatttataaaatgcatgTAAAATTTTCTAGGAAACAAGATGTTTAGTTTCCCAGATAATGATGTGGACTTCTATTTACCACAACTAGTTGTGATGTATATACAACTTCATGATGTTACAGAAGTTCTTTATCCATATCTTGTTCATAGgtaagtaagaaaaatataactacttgaacaaaataaattttataaataattaaaatattgtaattatttattcattagatGTAGACAGTCAgctgatttttcattaaaatgtgCCTGGCTATTAGATGCATATAGTTCAGATGCTCATTTGCcatcaaaaaaaaagtctcatgggaccaaattaaaaaatcttattctcTCAGATGAACTcaggtaaaaaatatatatatgtacataatttgaagaaaaaacattatgaatatatactaaattatttttatatttcttttttttatgcaaacaTTAGGCCAAAAggaaatgagaataaaaaacgTGTAACTGGATTACAAACTCCCGCACCGCTATCATTAATTCCGATGCAAAATATTAcatctcctaataaaaagacACACCAAAGATCTCAATCTGATGCCAGTGGATTATTTCAAACTCTACGTCGTAGCCATTCCGGTGAATTATGCAAattgatttgttattttattataaaataataagagtaaaaatttatatatgtattcgcacatatacaaattataattatcgtcttattacaatttattttaaggtacaataaataaagtaagtcTTGGGGACCTGAGCTCTGGTCGAGCATTTGATAATGGTTGTACCTGTTTTTATTCCTGCCAAGGTGTGGTAAATGATTTACGAGGACAAAAAACCGACTGCTTTtgcaatgtaatttaaaaattttatttaaatataaaaatttcattatcttatgttaatttatacacaatttcatatttaggCGCCACGTCTTGCTCCAGAACTTGAATTTATACAAGCATTAATATCAATTGGTAAATTACTTGGAACTATTCCAACAAAGGAAAGTAAAACTGTTCAATTAATAGCAGAACTTAATACTCTCAATTTGAATCTCCCTGCAAGGGTGTGGCTTCCTTTGCACAGTTCAATACCACATCATATCGTACGAGTGCCACCACAATATGCTGCTGTCCTTAATAGCAAGGATaaggtgaaaaatattaaaaatctaataatttgttataacaaaaataatttcttttcgtgaatgtatattaatatatcttaacaCATGTAGGCACCATACATAATTTATGTTGAAGTGTTAGAAGTAGAAGATATTTATACGTCACCTGTACCGACGAAAATAGTAGGATGTTCATTGAGGCATACTAAatctgaagaaaatttaactgGAGGTGAACAATCTAATGTAATGGGTTCATCAAACATATCCGCTTCAGAAACGCAACAGAATATGCTGCCGATTAGACAAActccgattaaaaatatttctccataTTCGGTTAGAAATACAGAAGTCGCATTTAATTTTCCCGATGATGATCCTAGTGATTGTTGGAGTCAAGAGGATGATGAAATCACACAACaggtatttgtttatataatttcttttatttcttttttagttttgaaaatataaattattaattttttttccacagtATTTACAATTACGTAAGCCAAAAGATAGAGATACAATATCTCAATTAAGTCAAGAATCATCAGATAGTAAAGAACCAATATTTGTACCTGGTGATATAAAGAGGCGGTTAAGTGAAATGGCTGCTGCACCTAGTGCAACATTTAATCATGATCCAGAAGATCCATCAGCAGCTGTTCTCAAGGAACCATGGGAATTAAAACAACGTCGCATAAGGTCATCCAGTCCATATGGTCATTTGGCATCTTGGAGACTTCTTGCTGTTATTGTAAAATGTGGTGATGATCTTCGACAAGAACTTCTTGCTTCACAATTACTTTCAATGTTGCAAAAAATATGGCAAGATGAACATGTACCTCTCTGGGTGCGGCCATAtaagtatgaaatattttattattatatgttttaatattttattataaatatgatttattaaatatgaaatattattttacagaattttATGCTTATCGAATGATAGTGGATTAATAGAACCAATTTTAAATACTGTATCACTTCATCAAGTAAAAAAACAGTGCCAATTAACgctttatcaatattttgaaagagaatTTGGCCCATCTATGTCAGAAGCATTTATTATTGCGCAAAGAAACTTTATTCAAAGTTGTGCGGCTTATTGTCTTGTCTGTTATCTTATTCAAGTTAAAGATCGtcataatggaaatattttacttcatAGTGATGGTCATTTAATACACATAGATTTTGgttttattctttcaacttCGCCAAGAAACTTAGGATTTGAGACTAGTCCTTTTAAATTAACTCCAGAATTTGTGGAGGTAATGGGTGGAAGTCAATCTAaacaatttcaagaatttaaaactttaattctCCAAGGATTAATCGCAGCACGGAAACATATggaaaaaattgtcaatttaGTGGAAATAATGTTATCaggtaaaaatttcttttaaaattcgtattatgaaaattttatattaacttttaaaaacttatttaaaaattattatttattgttaggGTCGCAACTTCCATGTTTCCGTAGTGGTGGAGCAGCGACAGTTCAAGGATTGAAAAATAGATTCCATCTTACATTAACAGAAGATCAATTACGTCGACATGTGGAAGATTTAGTTGAAGCTAGTATTCATTCATGGTCTACTAAATTATATGACCGGTATCAATATTTCGCAAATGGCAccctttaataataatatcaatttctatctatatggcgaagataatgatttttataagaaagtgaaaaaactTAAGTTGATAATATGGTACTTCTTCCAGAATTTCTAAACTTTATAGCATTCCGTATGCACAAATTATCTTTGAATCTAATTATTTGATCACATACAAGTATGATCGATAGGAAATgctaaaaaatagatttattccaAGTAGTATAAGCTGATTTCagtagattaattttatttgttcctGAATTATTCCTtagtttcttaaaatattaataacaattatctttcaaaacttgtacaaatatcatatttgttaataagtaagaatgatttttgaaaaacattgtttataaaaattttatgcctcttatttgtaaaaaatgataaatgaaacagggaataatttatgaaattttaattgttacattaagtaatattaaatatatgtaattgattttattttatatgctaAAATGACTATGTATGCCTTATTGGCATTTACAAGTTAACTATCGTCGGTGCAGATTTTGTGACGTTGACTGAATGTTGGACTGCTAGATCGTTATAGCCTATAACAGCGTAATTTGTTAAAGGTGCCTTATTTGTAGAAAATGGCGGAACGATCAAATTTGAACACAGTGAAGTGACTACGTGTGTTGATCTACTGACAAAACTGATCTATTAAAAAAGGACAATCTATAATTTGTACATAAATACATTGCGTGAACTTCTGTCGAATTTctttcgtaattaattttcggCAATAAATAATCCCACCATAATGATGTGAAGAAATAATATGGTGTTTAAGATTCATATGAATCTTTGAATGAAAGAAGCGTGTATACAAGCCCAGATATTAGCAGGAGATGAATACTCAAAATATTTCCTACTTTATAGAATACTATtactataaatacatttaattgtaatgataCGCTAAGGATAACTACATAGTGAAATTTAAGGATCACATTTGAAAGTTT
This DNA window, taken from Apis mellifera strain DH4 linkage group LG12, Amel_HAv3.1, whole genome shotgun sequence, encodes the following:
- the LOC408373 gene encoding phosphatidylinositol 4-kinase beta; amino-acid sequence: MSEVVAVTPSGGSTRQESVVHIKRHKLANCNVPLVHGRSNPPINSRNRLTTHQRNHSLDFRSMGILLPPVPQASATTLTHHHRNRSLDSALQRIPEVDVTPSPECETTPAPVTKVVVIPACKARSREREDLASLGSDDSGILCGSDSGSSDATNAATRESSVDHLHSRESLDSSLSQPGDMDSVDTVDGEETSALDSVTVSVQVSPVELVHLSEPSSKKGGDNSEPHKHENTISGNHDSQETCSNNVCTVNEFESHEYTQDEQRCTDVGVTVGTRDFQNSMEVLPVNDKQSELAGAAMTLCCGTAVQSEINEAAVKKQTGVVCRRQETVQPKPSEGCLLRLFESQIFDMSMAISYLFNSKEPGVQSYLGNKMFSFPDNDVDFYLPQLVVMYIQLHDVTEVLYPYLVHRCRQSADFSLKCAWLLDAYSSDAHLPSKKKSHGTKLKNLILSDELRPKGNENKKRVTGLQTPAPLSLIPMQNITSPNKKTHQRSQSDASGLFQTLRRSHSGTINKVSLGDLSSGRAFDNGCTCFYSCQGVVNDLRGQKTDCFCNAPRLAPELEFIQALISIGKLLGTIPTKESKTVQLIAELNTLNLNLPARVWLPLHSSIPHHIVRVPPQYAAVLNSKDKAPYIIYVEVLEVEDIYTSPVPTKIVGCSLRHTKSEENLTGGEQSNVMGSSNISASETQQNMLPIRQTPIKNISPYSVRNTEVAFNFPDDDPSDCWSQEDDEITQQYLQLRKPKDRDTISQLSQESSDSKEPIFVPGDIKRRLSEMAAAPSATFNHDPEDPSAAVLKEPWELKQRRIRSSSPYGHLASWRLLAVIVKCGDDLRQELLASQLLSMLQKIWQDEHVPLWVRPYKILCLSNDSGLIEPILNTVSLHQVKKQCQLTLYQYFEREFGPSMSEAFIIAQRNFIQSCAAYCLVCYLIQVKDRHNGNILLHSDGHLIHIDFGFILSTSPRNLGFETSPFKLTPEFVEVMGGSQSKQFQEFKTLILQGLIAARKHMEKIVNLVEIMLSGSQLPCFRSGGAATVQGLKNRFHLTLTEDQLRRHVEDLVEASIHSWSTKLYDRYQYFANGTL